The Mucilaginibacter yixingensis genome window below encodes:
- a CDS encoding TonB-dependent receptor: MRKTLMLLPGLLAGALYLHAQAPKSKSIIADTLKTVEVKSYLFNQSLLNVPAAISTLGPAQLKLQPDNSLVPAMNTIPGVRMEERSPGSYRLSLRGSLLRSPFGVRDVKVYYDEIPLTDAGGNTYLNAIDPTGIRSIEVLKGPDGSLFGANSGGVVIIRPTGNIDTVGQSASIGINGGSYGLFHENAALHSKLDKDQLDISQAHETYDGYRQHSNMRRNYFQVANRWSYSAGNELKAMAFYSDLFYNTPGGLTFTQQLADPRSARLGTAAVPGAIDQNISITTQMLTGGLVNSLNLSRRLKNVTAVYGSHVYFANPFITNYEQRDENTFGLRSYFEWRSRGGMDLQWKINAGLEWQQTNSAINNYGNKKGVKDTAQTLDRINTNQHFFFVRYLGDLSRFHFEAALSLNNYSYQFKNLYPLAQTGFTPRNFSAQLMPRLALSYQLTNNFIARASVSRGYSTPTTAEVRPTDNVINTALQAQTGWNYETGLRLRNLDETLILDASVFYYRTDNAIVRRLHPDETEYYINAGGTNQTGVELAFSDWLIRLKRTGFIRGLQFNTSYTLSRYFFRDYVVAGANYSGNPLTGVPRNVVVSSLQTRLAQGFSLFVQHSYTAEIPLNDASTVYAPHYNLIQAKLAWSHRMSKKTRLEIYAGADNILNQHYSLGNDLNAVGNRYFNPSALRNYFAGINLNL, encoded by the coding sequence ATGCGCAAAACCCTTATGCTCCTGCCCGGCTTACTGGCAGGCGCATTATACCTACACGCTCAAGCACCTAAAAGTAAAAGCATTATTGCCGATACCCTCAAAACCGTCGAGGTTAAATCATACCTGTTCAATCAGTCTTTATTAAATGTTCCGGCAGCCATCAGCACACTCGGCCCGGCACAATTAAAGCTTCAGCCTGATAACTCGCTGGTGCCTGCTATGAACACCATTCCCGGTGTACGCATGGAAGAGCGCTCGCCCGGTAGCTACCGGCTATCGTTACGCGGCAGCCTGCTGCGCTCGCCATTTGGGGTACGCGATGTTAAGGTTTATTACGACGAGATCCCGTTGACCGATGCCGGTGGCAACACCTATCTTAACGCTATAGACCCTACCGGCATTCGCAGTATAGAAGTGTTAAAAGGCCCTGACGGCAGCTTATTTGGCGCTAACTCAGGCGGCGTGGTCATCATCCGCCCAACGGGCAATATTGATACCGTCGGACAATCAGCCTCTATCGGCATAAATGGCGGCTCTTATGGACTTTTTCATGAGAACGCTGCACTGCACAGCAAATTGGATAAAGACCAACTGGACATTAGTCAAGCGCACGAGACTTATGATGGTTACCGCCAGCACAGCAACATGCGCCGCAACTATTTCCAGGTTGCAAACAGGTGGAGCTATTCGGCAGGCAACGAGTTGAAAGCGATGGCTTTTTATTCAGACCTGTTTTATAACACACCCGGCGGCCTGACCTTTACCCAACAATTAGCCGATCCGCGCTCGGCGCGTTTAGGCACAGCGGCTGTTCCGGGAGCTATAGATCAAAACATCAGCATTACTACGCAGATGCTAACAGGCGGACTGGTCAACAGCCTCAACCTAAGTCGCCGCTTAAAAAACGTTACCGCCGTTTATGGCTCGCACGTATATTTTGCAAACCCGTTCATCACCAATTATGAGCAGCGTGATGAGAACACCTTCGGCCTGCGCTCTTACTTTGAATGGCGCAGCCGTGGCGGCATGGATCTGCAATGGAAGATCAACGCCGGCTTGGAATGGCAGCAAACAAACTCGGCTATTAACAACTATGGCAACAAAAAAGGAGTAAAAGATACCGCCCAAACGCTTGACCGTATCAACACTAACCAGCACTTCTTTTTTGTGCGTTACCTGGGCGATCTATCTCGATTTCATTTCGAGGCTGCCCTTAGTCTTAACAATTACAGCTATCAGTTTAAAAACCTGTATCCACTGGCGCAAACTGGCTTCACGCCCCGCAATTTCTCGGCTCAGTTAATGCCGCGGTTAGCGCTCTCCTACCAGTTAACCAATAATTTCATCGCGAGGGCATCGGTTAGCCGCGGCTACTCTACGCCTACTACGGCCGAGGTACGCCCGACCGACAACGTCATTAACACCGCCTTGCAGGCCCAAACCGGCTGGAATTATGAGACCGGCCTGCGCCTGCGCAACCTTGACGAAACACTCATCCTGGATGCCTCGGTGTTTTACTATCGCACCGACAACGCCATCGTCCGACGACTGCATCCTGACGAAACAGAGTATTACATCAATGCTGGCGGCACCAACCAAACAGGGGTAGAACTGGCCTTCAGTGATTGGCTGATCCGGCTTAAAAGAACTGGCTTTATCCGTGGACTGCAGTTTAATACCTCATACACGCTGAGTCGCTATTTCTTCCGCGATTATGTAGTAGCGGGCGCTAACTATTCTGGCAACCCACTTACCGGCGTGCCGCGTAATGTAGTGGTAAGCAGCCTTCAAACACGTTTAGCACAAGGCTTTAGCCTGTTTGTACAGCATAGTTATACTGCGGAGATCCCATTGAATGATGCCTCTACCGTTTACGCACCGCATTACAATCTAATACAAGCCAAATTGGCCTGGTCGCACAGAATGTCTAAAAAAACACGTTTGGAAATATATGCCGGGGCCGATAACATTCTGAACCAGCATTACAGCCTGGGTAACGACCTGAACGCAGTGGGCAATCGATACTTCAACCCATCGGCTTTAAGAAACTACTTTGCGGGAATAAATCTGAATTTGTAG
- the fsa gene encoding fructose-6-phosphate aldolase produces the protein MKFFIDTANLAHIKEAYELGVLDGVTTNPSLMAKEGISGHENVINHYKAICEIVDGDVSAEVIATTFEEMVIEGEALAALHPQIVVKVPMIKDGVRAIKYFTSKGIRTNCTLVFSAGQALLAAKAGATYVSPFIGRLDDVSTDGLTLIEDIRTIYDNYGYETQILAASARHPMHIINCAKIGSDVVTAPLSAIVALLKHPLTDNGLAQFLADYAKAAELEAVK, from the coding sequence ATGAAATTTTTTATCGATACCGCCAACCTCGCGCACATCAAAGAAGCATATGAGTTAGGCGTGTTAGACGGTGTTACCACCAACCCATCATTAATGGCTAAAGAAGGTATTTCTGGCCACGAAAACGTAATTAACCACTACAAAGCCATCTGCGAAATTGTTGACGGCGACGTTAGTGCCGAAGTTATTGCTACTACTTTTGAAGAGATGGTGATAGAAGGCGAAGCCCTGGCTGCCCTGCACCCACAAATTGTAGTAAAAGTACCTATGATTAAAGACGGCGTACGCGCTATTAAATACTTCACATCAAAAGGTATCCGCACTAACTGTACACTGGTATTCTCTGCCGGTCAGGCTTTGTTAGCTGCTAAAGCTGGTGCTACTTATGTATCTCCTTTCATCGGTCGTTTAGATGACGTTTCTACAGACGGCTTAACCCTGATTGAAGATATCCGTACTATTTATGATAACTACGGTTACGAAACTCAGATCCTGGCTGCATCTGCCCGTCACCCAATGCACATCATCAACTGTGCTAAAATTGGTTCAGACGTGGTAACTGCTCCGCTTTCTGCTATCGTTGCCCTGCTGAAACACCCGTTAACTGATAACGGCCTGGCTCAGTTCCTGGCTGATTACGCTAAAGCTGCTGAATTAGAAGCCGTAAAGTAA
- a CDS encoding YpdA family putative bacillithiol disulfide reductase, with amino-acid sequence MLDILIIGAGPIGLACGLEAQRAGLDFLIVDKGCLVNSLYNYPATMTFFSTSEKLEIGGVPFVTISNKPNRAEALEYYRRVATSHHLPIKLFEEVTCVAKKDNHYHVTTSKGSYEARNIIIATGFYDIAVQLNIPGEHLPKVKHYYQDPHYYAMQKVVVVGSSNSAIDVALETFRKGAEVTLVIRNEEVSHRVKYWVRPDILNRIKEGSIKAYFNSSLTEVRENEVDIETSEGKVTIANDFVMAMTGYRPNFEFLSKMGINLSTDQKNIPQYNPETMETNLKNIYLAGVVCGGMDTHLWFIENSRIHAKMILEDIVSK; translated from the coding sequence ATGCTGGATATTCTAATTATAGGCGCCGGACCAATTGGCCTGGCCTGCGGACTGGAAGCTCAACGCGCCGGACTGGACTTTTTGATTGTTGATAAGGGCTGCCTGGTCAACTCGCTCTATAACTATCCGGCCACCATGACGTTTTTTTCCACCTCAGAGAAACTGGAAATTGGCGGCGTGCCCTTTGTTACCATCAGCAATAAACCTAACCGCGCCGAAGCGCTGGAGTATTATCGCCGGGTGGCAACATCGCATCATCTGCCTATAAAGCTTTTTGAGGAAGTAACCTGTGTGGCTAAGAAAGACAATCACTACCACGTAACCACCAGCAAAGGCAGCTATGAGGCGCGCAACATCATCATTGCCACCGGCTTTTATGACATTGCCGTTCAGCTGAATATCCCAGGCGAGCATCTGCCAAAAGTGAAACACTATTACCAGGACCCGCACTATTATGCCATGCAAAAGGTAGTAGTGGTAGGTTCCAGCAACTCGGCCATTGATGTGGCTCTAGAAACTTTTAGGAAAGGTGCGGAAGTGACGTTAGTGATCAGAAATGAAGAAGTTAGTCACCGTGTGAAGTATTGGGTTCGACCTGACATCCTGAACCGCATTAAAGAAGGCAGCATTAAAGCTTACTTTAACTCCAGCCTTACCGAAGTACGCGAAAACGAGGTAGATATTGAAACCTCTGAAGGTAAAGTAACTATTGCTAACGATTTTGTAATGGCGATGACCGGCTACCGCCCCAACTTTGAGTTTCTGAGCAAGATGGGCATCAATCTATCCACAGACCAGAAAAACATTCCGCAGTACAACCCGGAAACTATGGAAACCAATCTGAAAAATATTTACCTGGCAGGCGTGGTTTGCGGCGGCATGGATACACACCTATGGTTTATAGAAAACTCGCGCATACACGCCAAAATGATTTTGGAAGATATTGTAAGCAAGTAA
- a CDS encoding response regulator produces the protein MLKRILVLDDNQDILDMVNEVLTYENYSVHATTNGNNIVEIAKSFMPDLAILDYKLTYSDGVEICRELRAQPEFKDMPMILFSAYINREHVDYEKFGYNDMITKPFNLSDLLDKVNKLVNQA, from the coding sequence ATGTTGAAACGCATTTTAGTGCTGGATGATAACCAGGATATTTTAGACATGGTTAATGAAGTGTTGACCTATGAAAACTATAGTGTGCATGCCACCACCAACGGTAACAACATTGTAGAAATTGCCAAAAGCTTCATGCCGGATCTGGCTATTTTAGACTACAAACTGACCTATAGCGATGGTGTGGAGATTTGCCGGGAACTGCGGGCTCAGCCAGAATTTAAAGATATGCCGATGATTCTTTTCTCGGCCTACATCAACCGTGAGCATGTGGATTATGAAAAGTTTGGTTATAATGACATGATCACCAAGCCGTTCAATCTGTCAGACTTGCTGGACAAGGTGAATAAGCTGGTGAATCAGGCCTAG
- a CDS encoding response regulator transcription factor: protein MEEAKKILVVDDDVSILDTLEMVLTYYGYDVAKLSRGDKVFEQINQYHPDLILMDIMLAGMDGRVICSAIKSKMEDMPVILISATENGATCLDRAGAPDDFVQKPFDVNTLIERIEHQLAA, encoded by the coding sequence ATGGAAGAAGCAAAGAAGATCTTAGTTGTGGATGATGATGTGTCTATTTTAGACACACTGGAGATGGTGCTGACCTATTATGGGTACGATGTGGCTAAATTATCGCGCGGGGATAAGGTTTTTGAGCAAATAAACCAATATCATCCGGATTTGATATTGATGGACATTATGTTGGCCGGTATGGATGGTAGGGTTATTTGCAGCGCTATTAAATCTAAGATGGAAGACATGCCCGTTATTCTTATCTCAGCCACAGAAAATGGTGCCACTTGCCTGGATCGTGCCGGCGCTCCTGATGATTTTGTGCAAAAACCATTCGATGTAAATACCCTTATTGAGCGCATAGAGCACCAATTGGCTGCCTGA
- a CDS encoding helix-turn-helix domain-containing protein codes for MFFQLPEKDVVKVFGKNLKKIRLQRKLSMEKLAKMADMELSQIYRIESGRVNAKLTTIAALGKALDIEPNELLKVPNLPNGDL; via the coding sequence ATGTTTTTCCAGTTGCCCGAAAAGGATGTAGTGAAAGTTTTTGGTAAAAACTTAAAGAAGATTAGACTACAAAGAAAGTTATCGATGGAAAAACTGGCCAAGATGGCCGACATGGAGCTCTCACAAATTTACCGCATTGAAAGCGGCCGAGTAAACGCAAAACTTACCACCATTGCCGCACTTGGCAAAGCGCTGGATATTGAACCCAACGAATTACTAAAAGTGCCTAACCTGCCGAACGGGGATCTTTAA
- a CDS encoding enoyl-CoA hydratase/isomerase family protein — translation MSTEINGHVSANTDHRGIAIISFFHPAQNSLPSALLAQLAQAITDAGNDDAVRVIILKSEGDRTFCAGASFDELLQIKDKESGAKFFSGFAEVINACRTCNKIIIGRVQGKSVGGGVGLAAAADYCLATEAASIKLSELAIGIGPFVISPAVSRKIGLSAFSQLTIRATDFQSAQWAHEKGLFNEVYADIVALDEAIDTLANKLASYNPDALLSLKQILWEGTENWDQLLNERAAVSGELVLSDFTQQALQQFLKGNR, via the coding sequence ATGAGCACTGAAATAAACGGCCATGTTAGCGCAAATACCGATCATCGCGGTATTGCTATTATCAGCTTTTTTCATCCGGCACAAAACTCATTGCCTTCTGCCCTGCTGGCTCAACTGGCCCAGGCCATAACAGATGCAGGTAATGACGATGCTGTGCGCGTCATCATCCTTAAAAGTGAGGGCGACCGCACCTTTTGTGCCGGCGCCAGCTTTGATGAGTTGTTGCAGATTAAAGACAAGGAAAGCGGGGCGAAATTTTTCTCGGGTTTTGCCGAAGTAATCAATGCCTGCCGTACTTGTAATAAAATCATCATTGGCAGAGTACAAGGCAAATCTGTTGGTGGTGGCGTAGGCTTGGCCGCAGCTGCTGATTACTGCCTGGCTACCGAGGCGGCATCTATTAAGTTGAGCGAACTGGCTATTGGTATTGGTCCGTTTGTGATATCGCCTGCTGTTTCACGAAAAATTGGGCTGTCGGCATTTTCACAACTCACCATCCGCGCTACTGATTTTCAAAGCGCACAGTGGGCTCACGAGAAAGGCTTGTTTAATGAGGTTTATGCTGATATCGTCGCTCTGGACGAAGCCATAGATACCCTGGCCAATAAACTGGCCTCCTATAACCCCGATGCCTTGCTCAGCCTGAAACAAATACTGTGGGAAGGCACCGAAAACTGGGACCAACTGCTGAACGAACGAGCCGCTGTTAGCGGTGAATTGGTGCTGTCTGACTTTACTCAGCAGGCTTTACAGCAGTTTTTAAAAGGGAACCGTTAA
- a CDS encoding chaperone modulator CbpM, which yields MTTTELIATDDFCIYHQIEQTFITDLQDAGLLHITMVNQQRFIPHDELSQLEKLTRMHRELDINVPGIASIVHLLEQIEDMQEEMKALRNQLRRYEEE from the coding sequence ATGACCACCACCGAATTAATAGCTACCGACGATTTTTGCATCTATCACCAGATAGAGCAAACGTTTATCACCGATTTGCAGGATGCTGGTTTGCTGCACATCACCATGGTAAATCAGCAGCGGTTTATTCCGCATGATGAACTATCGCAGCTGGAAAAGCTAACCCGCATGCATCGTGAGCTGGACATCAATGTGCCAGGCATTGCCTCTATCGTTCATCTGTTGGAGCAGATAGAAGATATGCAAGAGGAGATGAAAGCATTGCGTAATCAGCTAAGACGCTACGAAGAGGAATAA
- a CDS encoding DnaJ C-terminal domain-containing protein has product MAFIDYYKVLGVDKNADEKAIRNAYRKLARKYHPDLNPNDTEANKRFQELNEANEVLSDPEKRKKYDEYGENWQHADAYEQAKQQQRQYSYSGGGTGSAGGFEGFGADTDFSEFFNSMFGGSGGMGGAGRQTRYRGQDYNAELKLTLNDIAETHKQTLTVNGKQIRITIPAGVENGQTIKIKDHGAPGVNGGPAGDLFITFNIANHLQFKRQGADLFEIIKIDLYTAVLGGDITAETLTGKVKLKVQPETQNGTKVKLKGKGLPVYKHEGQHGDLYLTYDVQLPTKLTDKQKELFEHLAKLNTEQQ; this is encoded by the coding sequence ATGGCCTTTATCGATTATTATAAAGTTTTAGGCGTCGACAAAAATGCGGATGAAAAAGCTATTCGCAACGCTTACCGCAAACTGGCGCGCAAGTATCACCCTGACCTGAACCCAAACGATACGGAGGCAAACAAGCGCTTCCAGGAGTTGAACGAAGCCAACGAGGTATTGAGCGACCCCGAGAAACGCAAAAAATATGACGAATACGGCGAGAATTGGCAACATGCCGATGCTTATGAGCAAGCCAAACAACAGCAACGTCAGTACAGCTACTCGGGTGGTGGTACAGGCAGTGCAGGCGGCTTTGAGGGCTTTGGTGCCGATACTGATTTCTCGGAATTCTTCAACTCGATGTTCGGCGGATCAGGAGGTATGGGCGGCGCTGGCAGGCAGACACGCTATCGTGGGCAGGACTACAACGCCGAGCTAAAGCTAACCCTGAACGATATTGCCGAAACCCATAAACAAACGCTAACGGTTAACGGCAAGCAGATCCGCATTACCATCCCGGCAGGGGTAGAGAACGGGCAGACTATTAAGATTAAGGATCACGGCGCACCGGGGGTAAATGGCGGTCCCGCTGGAGATCTGTTTATCACCTTTAATATCGCTAACCATCTGCAGTTTAAGCGGCAGGGGGCCGACTTGTTTGAGATCATAAAGATAGATCTGTACACCGCCGTTCTTGGCGGCGATATCACCGCCGAAACCCTCACCGGTAAAGTGAAATTAAAGGTGCAGCCCGAAACACAAAACGGAACTAAAGTAAAGTTGAAAGGAAAAGGCCTGCCCGTTTACAAGCATGAGGGACAACATGGTGATCTATACCTCACTTACGATGTACAGCTCCCCACTAAGCTGACCGACAAGCAGAAGGAACTTTTTGAACATCTGGCCAAACTAAACACCGAGCAACAATGA
- a CDS encoding acetylornithine carbamoyltransferase — MKLFSSVNDVTDLNQMVQLALEQKKSPYAHQELGKNKTIGLVFLNPSLRTRMSTQKAALNLGMNVMVLNMDKEGWALELQDGVVMNGTTVEHIREAAAVLGQYCDIIGIRSFPGLKDRDEDYSEMVFNKFVKFCGVPVVSLESATRHPLQSLADLVTIEELKTRPRPKVVLTWAPHVKALPQAVPNSFAEWMCKADVDFVITHPKGLELNTAFTQGATITHNQDEALQDADFVYVKNWSAYEPYGQVVEVSEDWLLTNDRLKITNDAKVMHCLPVRRDLELSSEILDGPSSVVVHEAGNRVWAAQAVLKTMLESL, encoded by the coding sequence ATGAAACTTTTTTCTTCCGTAAACGATGTCACAGACCTGAACCAGATGGTTCAGTTAGCGCTTGAGCAAAAAAAATCGCCGTACGCGCACCAGGAACTAGGTAAAAACAAAACCATCGGACTGGTTTTCTTGAACCCAAGCCTGCGTACCCGCATGAGTACCCAAAAGGCGGCCCTTAACTTGGGCATGAACGTTATGGTGCTCAATATGGATAAAGAAGGCTGGGCGCTGGAACTGCAGGACGGCGTGGTAATGAATGGTACAACCGTAGAGCATATCCGCGAGGCTGCCGCTGTGTTGGGCCAGTATTGCGATATTATCGGTATCCGCTCGTTCCCGGGTTTGAAAGACCGTGATGAGGATTACAGCGAAATGGTGTTTAACAAGTTCGTTAAATTCTGCGGTGTGCCTGTTGTGAGCTTGGAATCGGCCACCCGCCACCCGCTGCAAAGTCTGGCCGATCTGGTGACTATTGAAGAATTAAAAACCCGCCCGCGCCCTAAAGTGGTATTAACCTGGGCCCCGCACGTAAAAGCGCTGCCGCAAGCAGTGCCAAACTCGTTTGCCGAGTGGATGTGCAAAGCCGATGTTGATTTTGTGATTACCCATCCTAAAGGGTTGGAGTTAAACACAGCGTTTACGCAAGGCGCAACCATTACCCATAACCAGGACGAAGCATTGCAGGATGCCGATTTTGTTTACGTAAAAAATTGGTCGGCCTATGAGCCTTACGGCCAGGTAGTAGAAGTAAGCGAAGACTGGCTGCTGACGAATGATCGCCTGAAAATCACTAACGATGCCAAGGTAATGCATTGCCTGCCCGTTCGCCGCGATCTGGAGTTGAGCTCTGAGATTCTGGATGGACCAAGCTCGGTAGTAGTGCATGAGGCTGGCAATCGTGTATGGGCTGCACAAGCGGTTTTGAAAACGATGCTGGAGAGTTTGTAA